In Camelus bactrianus isolate YW-2024 breed Bactrian camel chromosome 18, ASM4877302v1, whole genome shotgun sequence, one DNA window encodes the following:
- the LOC105064935 gene encoding LOW QUALITY PROTEIN: mastin-like (The sequence of the model RefSeq protein was modified relative to this genomic sequence to represent the inferred CDS: deleted 1 base in 1 codon; substituted 1 base at 1 genomic stop codon) — MLWLVFLTLPGLGGSVPMSPDPDLGRERAGPVGVHDAPAGRWPWQVSLRVHSKDREQWQHVCGGSLVHPQWVLTAAHCTEWGDLQACAVRVQGGQLRLYDHDHLTKVTQIIHHPRFNASLSVEGGADVALLRLEAPVMLSHHVGMVSLPPASLRVPERQMGWVTGWGYIRLGAPLPPPYHLQEVEVPVVGNEACNQCYEKASSNSTEQIIRDDMLCAGSXGWDSCQGDSGGPLVCSWNRTWVQVGVCVSWGDICGHHDFPGVYARVMSYVSWIHQYVPQTPDGPGVGSA, encoded by the exons ATGCTGTGGCTGGTGTTCCTGACCCTCCCAGGCCTGGGGGGCTCCGTGCCCATGTCCCCGG ATCCCGACCTGGGGAGGGAGCGGGCTGGCCCTGTGGGGGTACATGATGCTCCTGCTGGTCGGTGGCCATGGCAGGTCAGCCTCCGAGTGCACAGTAAGGACCGTGAGCAGTGGCAGCATGTCTGCGGGGGCTCCCTCGTCCACCCTCAGTGGGTGCTGACCGCAGCCCACTGCACTGAATG GGGTGACTTGCAGGCTTGTGCCGTCAGGGTCCAAGGTGGGCAGCTGAGACTCTATGACCACGACCATCTGACCAAGGTGACGCAGATCATCCATCACCCCAGGTTCAACGCCAGCCTGTCTGTGGAGGGAGGTGCGGATGTCGCCCTGCTGAGACTGGAGGCCCCTGTGATGCTCTCCCATCACGTCGGCATGgtctccctcccacctgcctcaCTAAGGGTCCCTGAGAGGCAGATGGGTTGGGTGACTGGCTGGGGTTACATCAGACTTGGAG CGCCGCTGCCCCCGCCCTACCACCTGCAGGAGGTGGAAGTGCCTGTTGTGGGGAACGAGGCCTGTAACCAGTGCTACGAGAAAGCCTCCTCAAACAGCACTGAGCAGATCATCAGGGATGACATGCTGTGCGCGGGGAGCTAGGGCTGGGACTCCTGCCAG GGCGATTCTGGGGGCCCACTGGTATGCAGCTGGAATCGCACCTGGGTCCAGGTAGGGGTC TGCGTGAGCTGGGGAGACATCTGTGGTCATCACGACTTCCCTGGGGTGTACGCCCGAGTGATGAGCTACGTGTCCTGGATCCACCAGTACGTTCCCCAGACCCCGGAtgggcctggggtggggtccGCATGA